A region of Deinococcus apachensis DSM 19763 DNA encodes the following proteins:
- the galE gene encoding UDP-glucose 4-epimerase GalE, translating into MRLMVVGGAGYIGSHTVRQLCAAGHEVVVFDNLLSGHAQALPPEVKFVQADLLDAASVKAALEVHKPDAVIHFAALIEVGESMRAPGRYYRNNVVGSLNLLQGIVETRKVPLVFSSTAAVYGTTDAVPIPEDAPLHPESVYGETKLMTENMIHAFHVAHGLPYTILRYFNVSGAAPGGEIGEAHPNKTHLIELACLTALGQREKMMIFGDDYPTPDGTCIRDYIHVQDLADAHVLAVDAMAGGGQGAATYNVGLGHGFSVRQVLDAVDAVITEDGFSPLTREIAPRRPGDPPRLVAGARRIVDELGFRPQFTDLKEIVRTAWDWHRKHPHGFEQ; encoded by the coding sequence ATGAGGCTGATGGTGGTGGGAGGAGCGGGGTACATCGGGTCGCATACGGTGCGGCAACTGTGCGCGGCGGGGCACGAGGTGGTGGTGTTCGACAACCTGTTGAGCGGGCACGCGCAGGCATTGCCGCCGGAGGTCAAGTTCGTGCAAGCGGACCTGCTCGACGCGGCGAGTGTCAAGGCGGCACTGGAGGTTCACAAGCCCGACGCGGTGATCCACTTCGCCGCTCTGATCGAGGTGGGCGAGAGCATGCGGGCCCCGGGCCGCTACTACCGCAACAACGTGGTGGGCAGCCTGAACCTCCTCCAGGGCATCGTGGAGACGCGCAAGGTGCCGCTGGTGTTCTCCTCGACCGCCGCCGTATACGGCACGACCGACGCCGTGCCCATCCCCGAGGACGCCCCGCTGCACCCCGAGAGCGTGTACGGCGAGACCAAGCTGATGACCGAGAACATGATCCACGCCTTCCACGTCGCGCATGGGCTGCCGTACACCATCCTGCGATACTTCAACGTGAGTGGGGCCGCCCCGGGCGGGGAAATCGGCGAGGCTCATCCCAACAAGACCCACCTGATCGAACTCGCCTGCCTGACCGCTCTGGGCCAGCGCGAGAAGATGATGATCTTCGGGGACGACTACCCCACGCCCGACGGCACCTGCATCCGCGACTACATCCACGTGCAGGACCTGGCCGACGCGCACGTGTTGGCGGTTGATGCGATGGCGGGTGGCGGGCAGGGTGCTGCCACCTACAACGTGGGCCTGGGCCACGGCTTCTCCGTCCGGCAAGTGCTGGACGCGGTGGATGCAGTGATCACCGAGGACGGATTTTCCCCTCTGACGCGCGAGATCGCCCCCCGCCGACCCGGCGACCCGCCCCGCCTCGTCGCGGGTGCTCGCCGCATCGTGGATGAGCTGGGCTTCAGGCCGCAGTTCACCGACCTGAAGGAGATCGTGCGGACGGCGTGGGACTGGCACCGCAAGCACCCGCACGGCTTCGAGCAGTGA
- a CDS encoding pyruvate carboxyltransferase, which produces MTTVPTVLDVPEPNLFPDAFPTGGFPRVVWEEGKRPPTLPPIAWTTETTHRDGQQGGLPLTAAEGLAIYDLMGAFTSDSGAIRQAEFFVYRPADREMLEGALERWRGSHPVEPTTWIRATRGDAALVAGLGVRETGMLASASDYHTFYKFTPGGRAQAAHTYLDAVRAVLDAGLRPRLHLEDATRAPREFILPFVAAVQEIAAPFGEDQAPRFRVCDTMGLGLPLEGVAWPRSVPGIIRELVAAGVPGERLEFHPHNDTHLVVANCLSAVLAGCAAVNGTLLGKGERTGNAPLEGVLLHLIGLGLLLGQPDYRALNDLAGLYERLGQGVPAKYPLYGRDAHRTRAGIHADGLNKFWPMYAPFDVPRLLGRPLTLSLTKDSGLAGLIFLIKGHTGMELGKEHPGLRALHADLAAEFDAGRQTAVEWEEIEPRARSLV; this is translated from the coding sequence ATGACAACGGTACCCACGGTGTTGGACGTGCCTGAACCCAACCTCTTCCCCGATGCCTTTCCCACGGGCGGCTTCCCAAGGGTGGTCTGGGAGGAGGGGAAGCGGCCCCCCACCCTTCCCCCCATCGCCTGGACCACGGAAACCACTCACCGCGACGGCCAGCAGGGCGGACTACCGCTCACGGCGGCGGAGGGTCTCGCCATCTACGATTTGATGGGGGCCTTTACGAGCGACTCGGGCGCGATTCGTCAAGCCGAGTTCTTCGTATACCGCCCGGCAGATCGCGAGATGCTGGAGGGCGCCCTCGAACGCTGGAGGGGCAGCCACCCCGTCGAGCCGACGACGTGGATTCGGGCGACCCGGGGGGACGCGGCGCTGGTGGCCGGGCTGGGCGTGCGTGAGACGGGGATGCTCGCCAGCGCGAGCGACTACCACACCTTCTACAAGTTCACGCCGGGGGGCCGCGCGCAGGCGGCGCACACCTATCTCGACGCGGTCCGGGCCGTGCTCGACGCGGGCCTGCGTCCCCGCCTCCACCTGGAGGACGCCACGCGCGCCCCCCGCGAGTTCATCCTGCCGTTCGTGGCCGCGGTGCAGGAGATCGCCGCCCCCTTCGGCGAGGACCAGGCCCCCCGCTTCCGGGTCTGCGACACGATGGGGCTGGGCCTCCCTCTGGAGGGCGTCGCCTGGCCGCGCAGTGTCCCCGGAATAATCCGTGAACTTGTCGCGGCGGGCGTTCCAGGTGAGCGGCTGGAGTTTCACCCCCACAACGACACGCATCTGGTGGTCGCCAACTGCCTCTCCGCCGTCCTGGCGGGATGCGCGGCGGTCAACGGCACCCTGCTGGGCAAGGGTGAACGCACCGGGAATGCGCCCCTGGAGGGCGTGCTGTTGCACCTGATCGGCCTCGGGCTGCTGCTCGGCCAGCCCGACTACCGCGCGCTCAACGACCTGGCTGGCCTCTACGAGCGGCTGGGACAGGGCGTTCCGGCCAAGTACCCGCTCTACGGCCGCGACGCTCACCGCACCCGCGCGGGCATCCACGCCGACGGGCTGAACAAGTTCTGGCCGATGTACGCCCCCTTCGACGTGCCCCGCCTGCTCGGCCGACCCCTGACGCTCAGCCTCACCAAGGACAGCGGCCTGGCCGGGCTCATCTTCCTGATCAAGGGGCACACCGGCATGGAGCTGGGCAAGGAACACCCCGGCCTGCGCGCCCTGCACGCTGACCTCGCGGCTGAGTTCGACGCGGGCCGTCAGACCGCCGTCGAGTGGGAGGAAATCGAGCCGCGCGCCCGTTCTCTCGTCTGA
- a CDS encoding M20/M25/M40 family metallo-hydrolase, whose protein sequence is MTQPDLTAHIERGLADLRDLVALESVSAQGRMLPETAAFVTRLLEAEGFRVREYPGEVAPVLVAEAGEGPTTLLIYNHYDVQPEDPLELWESPPFQLTERDGRLYGRGASDDKGEFASRLAALRAVKERNGGQLPLRIRWLIEGEEEVGSPSLERFVTEHAEELKADGCWWEFGGIDPDGRPVLSLGLKGVMCVELRCRVAASDLHSSLGAVIDNPLYRLARAVASLRDDSGRVTISGFYDDVREASEADRTAIAQIPGDGQAVRDTYGVTRPLATGPAYHERLNLHPVVNVNGWGGGYEGEGSKTVLPAHGFVKLDFRLVPDQDPARVLELLRAHLDAQGLGDVEVVELEAHQKPARADAGHPFVRACVAAAREAYGAEPIVQPSSGGSGPMSPFQEAVGVPCVAAGIGNIGGRVHAPNENIVREHFGQGVAFGVALLERLAGGLD, encoded by the coding sequence GTGACTCAACCTGACCTGACGGCCCACATCGAGCGCGGCCTGGCGGACCTGCGTGATCTCGTCGCCCTGGAGAGTGTCTCGGCCCAGGGGCGGATGCTCCCGGAGACGGCGGCCTTCGTGACCCGGCTCTTGGAGGCCGAGGGCTTCCGCGTGCGCGAGTACCCAGGCGAGGTGGCCCCCGTCCTCGTCGCCGAGGCGGGGGAAGGGCCTACCACGTTGTTGATCTACAACCACTACGACGTGCAGCCGGAAGACCCGCTGGAGCTCTGGGAGAGCCCGCCCTTTCAGCTCACTGAGCGGGACGGGCGGCTGTACGGGCGCGGTGCCTCGGACGATAAGGGTGAGTTCGCCTCGCGCCTGGCGGCCCTTCGGGCAGTCAAGGAGCGGAATGGCGGCCAGCTTCCCCTCCGCATCCGCTGGCTGATCGAGGGTGAGGAGGAGGTCGGCAGTCCCTCGCTGGAACGCTTCGTGACCGAACACGCGGAGGAACTGAAGGCGGACGGCTGCTGGTGGGAGTTCGGCGGCATCGACCCCGACGGGCGGCCCGTCCTCTCGCTGGGGCTCAAGGGCGTGATGTGCGTGGAACTGCGCTGCCGGGTGGCGGCATCCGATCTGCACAGCAGCCTGGGGGCGGTGATCGACAATCCGCTGTACCGTCTGGCCCGCGCGGTCGCCTCTCTGCGGGACGACAGCGGGCGGGTGACCATCTCCGGCTTCTACGACGATGTGCGGGAGGCGTCGGAGGCGGACCGGACAGCCATCGCGCAGATTCCCGGGGATGGGCAGGCGGTGCGGGACACGTACGGCGTTACCCGCCCGCTCGCCACCGGCCCCGCCTACCACGAACGCCTGAACCTCCACCCGGTCGTCAACGTGAACGGCTGGGGTGGCGGCTACGAGGGGGAGGGGAGCAAAACTGTCCTGCCCGCCCACGGCTTCGTGAAGCTGGACTTCCGGCTGGTGCCCGATCAGGACCCGGCGCGGGTACTGGAATTGCTGCGCGCACACCTCGACGCACAGGGGCTCGGGGATGTGGAGGTCGTCGAGCTGGAGGCGCACCAGAAGCCCGCGCGGGCGGACGCGGGGCATCCCTTCGTGCGGGCGTGCGTTGCGGCGGCGCGGGAGGCGTATGGGGCGGAGCCGATTGTGCAGCCGTCGAGCGGGGGGAGTGGGCCGATGTCTCCCTTTCAGGAGGCGGTCGGGGTGCCGTGTGTGGCGGCGGGCATCGGGAATATCGGGGGGCGGGTTCATGCGCCGAACGAGAACATCGTGAGGGAGCATTTTGGGCAGGGGGTGGCGTTTGGGGTGGCGCTGCTGGAGAGGTTGGCGGGCGGGTTGGATTGA
- a CDS encoding RtcB family protein, giving the protein MNGKLVTKLGFEKKAVALALAAATQRERAGLGRQEILEELRAVQENPGAFLSGGVYADLAAELTNQRAKADARRGAELRSTPLPYRVWGEDLIEPGAREQMDAAMVLPISRAGALMPDAHVGYGLPIGGVLAAEDAVIPYGVGVDIGCSMRLSVLPLNPDALGTDEARRLLLKHTRFGAGVGFEKRDREDHEVLHESTWREQPLLRHLHDKAAEQIGTSGSGNHFAEFGTLTLTQPDLGLEAGEYLAILSHSGSRGFGAQVANHYTKVAQALHPNLDPAVRKLAWLPLGTEDGEGYWQAMNLAGRYALANHELIHRRLARALNVDPLATVSNSHNLAWRQRVGEHDLIVHRKGATPAERGQLGLIPGSMADPGFVVRGLGNPEALASASHGAGRQMGRKAAANTLAKKDVQAYLSERGVTLIGGGIDEAPQAYKRIEHVIARQSDLVDVVAQFTPRVVRMDTGSEDV; this is encoded by the coding sequence ATGAACGGAAAACTGGTCACCAAACTGGGCTTCGAGAAAAAGGCGGTGGCCCTGGCCCTCGCCGCTGCCACCCAGCGCGAACGGGCGGGGCTGGGCCGCCAGGAGATTCTGGAGGAGTTGCGCGCGGTGCAGGAGAACCCGGGCGCGTTCCTCTCGGGCGGGGTGTACGCCGACCTCGCGGCCGAACTGACGAACCAGCGGGCGAAGGCGGACGCGCGCCGGGGAGCCGAGTTGCGCTCCACCCCCCTCCCCTACCGCGTGTGGGGCGAGGACCTGATCGAGCCGGGCGCCCGCGAGCAGATGGACGCGGCGATGGTGCTGCCCATCTCCCGCGCGGGCGCCCTGATGCCCGACGCGCACGTCGGCTACGGCCTGCCCATCGGGGGAGTGCTCGCCGCCGAGGACGCCGTGATTCCCTACGGCGTCGGGGTGGACATCGGCTGCTCCATGCGCCTGAGCGTGCTGCCCCTGAACCCTGACGCGCTGGGCACCGACGAGGCCCGCCGCCTGCTCCTGAAGCACACCCGCTTCGGCGCGGGGGTCGGCTTCGAGAAACGCGACCGCGAGGACCACGAGGTGCTCCACGAGTCCACCTGGCGCGAACAGCCCCTCCTGCGCCACCTCCACGACAAGGCGGCCGAGCAGATCGGCACGAGCGGCAGCGGGAACCATTTCGCCGAGTTCGGCACGCTGACGCTGACGCAGCCCGACCTGGGGCTGGAGGCGGGCGAGTACCTCGCCATCCTGTCGCACAGCGGCTCGCGCGGTTTCGGGGCACAGGTGGCGAACCACTACACCAAGGTCGCGCAGGCCCTGCACCCGAACCTCGACCCCGCCGTCCGCAAGCTCGCCTGGCTGCCCCTGGGCACCGAGGACGGCGAGGGCTACTGGCAAGCGATGAACCTGGCCGGACGCTACGCCCTCGCCAACCACGAGCTGATCCACCGCCGCCTCGCCCGCGCGCTGAACGTGGACCCGCTCGCCACCGTGAGCAACAGCCACAACCTCGCCTGGCGCCAGCGGGTGGGCGAACACGACCTGATCGTCCACCGCAAGGGCGCCACCCCCGCCGAACGCGGGCAACTGGGCCTGATCCCCGGCAGCATGGCCGACCCCGGCTTCGTGGTGCGCGGCCTGGGCAACCCCGAGGCCCTCGCCAGCGCCAGCCACGGGGCGGGGCGCCAGATGGGGCGCAAGGCGGCAGCGAACACCCTCGCCAAGAAGGACGTGCAGGCCTACCTGAGCGAACGCGGCGTCACCTTGATCGGCGGCGGCATCGACGAGGCGCCCCAGGCCTACAAGCGCATCGAGCACGTGATCGCCCGCCAGAGCGACCTGGTGGACGTGGTCGCGCAGTTCACGCCCCGCGTGGTGCGGATGGACACGGGGAGCGAGGACGTGTAG
- a CDS encoding LacI family DNA-binding transcriptional regulator, producing the protein MPSAKVPPRRVTLRDVAARLGVSPATVSNAYNRPDQLSPDLRARVLKAAGELGYSGPDPLARSLRRGRSGVIGVVYDSPLHTAFADPAASLFLGGVARAVQQEGLSLLLLAGGTEPSSVTTASVDGLILYATTGASPALAAARARALPAVLVDQAAQEGLPLVGIEDGEGAHAAAQHLRGLGHREVGVLALPLGSEAAPNTHIRARLEGYRRGLDGGACLHVGESSDNSPESGAHLTRALLAAHPGVTALLCMSDVLAQGALRAAAELGRSVPADLSVVGYDDIPSSAALGLTTVHQPTEDKGSQAGHAMLALLRGEAPSGVRLPTRLIVRGTTNQA; encoded by the coding sequence ATGCCCAGTGCCAAGGTGCCTCCTCGCCGCGTGACCCTGCGCGATGTGGCGGCCCGGCTGGGGGTGTCGCCCGCCACCGTCAGCAACGCCTACAACCGGCCGGACCAACTGTCCCCCGACCTGCGGGCGCGCGTCCTGAAGGCGGCGGGCGAGCTGGGCTACAGTGGCCCCGATCCCCTGGCCCGCAGCCTGCGGCGGGGGCGCAGCGGCGTGATCGGGGTGGTGTACGACAGCCCGCTCCACACCGCCTTCGCCGATCCCGCCGCCAGCCTCTTCCTGGGGGGGGTGGCGCGGGCCGTGCAGCAGGAGGGGCTGAGCCTGCTGCTGCTGGCCGGTGGAACGGAACCCAGCTCCGTCACGACCGCCAGCGTGGACGGCCTGATCCTGTACGCGACCACGGGGGCGAGTCCCGCCCTGGCCGCCGCCCGCGCTCGCGCCCTGCCCGCCGTCCTGGTGGACCAGGCCGCGCAGGAGGGACTACCCCTGGTTGGCATCGAGGACGGGGAGGGCGCCCACGCCGCTGCCCAGCACCTGCGTGGCCTGGGGCACCGGGAGGTCGGTGTCCTCGCCCTGCCGCTGGGGAGTGAGGCGGCGCCGAACACCCACATCCGCGCCCGGCTGGAGGGGTACCGGCGGGGTTTGGATGGCGGGGCGTGCCTCCACGTCGGCGAGAGCTCCGACAACTCCCCGGAGTCCGGCGCCCACCTCACCCGCGCGCTGCTCGCCGCCCACCCCGGGGTGACGGCCCTGCTGTGCATGAGCGACGTGCTCGCTCAGGGCGCCCTGCGGGCCGCCGCCGAGCTGGGCCGGAGCGTGCCCGCAGACCTGAGCGTGGTCGGCTACGACGACATTCCCAGCAGCGCCGCCCTGGGCCTCACCACGGTCCACCAGCCCACCGAGGACAAGGGCTCCCAGGCGGGTCACGCGATGCTCGCCCTGCTGCGGGGAGAGGCTCCTTCTGGCGTCCGGCTCCCCACACGGCTCATCGTGAGGGGGACGACCAACCAAGCCTGA
- a CDS encoding MFS transporter: MTDLSLSPNAPVSPARSETARRAVDVIFLVNGTVYATWAVNIPVVRDHLGLTAAQVGLALLAVGLGSLASMPLTGGWTARFGSARVTQVAVVLALLSLLPPLLAPNLATLLLALAVMGAANGALDVAMNAQGVTVERRLARPVMSRFHAYFSLGGVVGALLGTLLVGRVPLLAHGLLVVATTTLAGLLAGRLLLPDLPETGAGGETARSGTRSRLSPAVLLLGALCFLGMLSEGANYDWAALYFRDVLGLAGGNSGIGYAAFVTAMTLGRWFGDAARARLGDERTVRGGALLTAAGLGLALIVREPLPATLGFALSGLGLSNVVPVLYGTAGHALAGRGIAQVATLGYAGFLLGPPAIGFVAEHLGLPAALGLALAGAVLVAVLGGRAFALVRGRNRAEAVQSI; the protein is encoded by the coding sequence ATGACGGACCTGTCCCTCTCCCCCAACGCTCCCGTCTCCCCCGCCCGCAGCGAGACCGCACGCCGCGCGGTGGATGTCATTTTCCTGGTCAACGGGACGGTCTATGCCACCTGGGCGGTGAACATTCCGGTCGTCCGCGACCACCTGGGCCTGACGGCGGCCCAGGTGGGGCTCGCGCTGCTGGCGGTGGGGCTGGGGAGCCTCGCCAGCATGCCGCTCACGGGGGGCTGGACGGCCCGCTTCGGCAGCGCGCGAGTCACTCAGGTCGCCGTGGTGCTGGCGCTGCTATCGCTGCTGCCGCCCCTGCTCGCGCCGAACCTTGCCACGCTGCTGCTCGCCCTGGCGGTGATGGGCGCGGCGAACGGCGCCCTCGACGTCGCCATGAACGCCCAGGGGGTGACGGTCGAGCGGCGGCTGGCGCGGCCCGTCATGAGCCGCTTCCACGCCTACTTCAGCCTGGGGGGCGTGGTGGGGGCGCTCCTGGGCACCCTGCTGGTGGGGCGCGTGCCGCTGCTCGCCCACGGCCTGCTCGTCGTGGCGACGACCACGCTGGCCGGACTCCTGGCGGGGCGCCTGCTGCTGCCTGACCTCCCGGAGACCGGGGCAGGTGGGGAGACGGCCCGCTCCGGTACCCGCTCCCGCCTGAGCCCCGCCGTGCTGCTGCTGGGCGCCCTGTGCTTCCTGGGCATGCTCTCGGAGGGCGCGAATTACGACTGGGCCGCGCTGTACTTCCGGGACGTGCTCGGCCTGGCGGGGGGTAACTCCGGCATCGGATACGCGGCCTTCGTCACGGCCATGACGCTGGGCCGCTGGTTCGGTGACGCTGCCCGTGCCCGGTTGGGCGACGAGCGGACGGTGCGCGGGGGGGCGCTGCTCACCGCCGCCGGACTAGGCCTCGCGCTGATCGTGCGCGAACCGCTGCCCGCCACCCTGGGCTTCGCGCTCTCAGGCCTGGGTCTGAGCAACGTCGTGCCCGTGCTGTACGGCACCGCGGGGCACGCGCTCGCCGGGCGGGGCATCGCGCAGGTCGCCACCCTGGGCTACGCGGGCTTCCTCCTCGGCCCCCCCGCCATCGGCTTCGTCGCCGAGCATCTCGGCCTCCCCGCCGCGCTGGGGCTCGCCCTTGCCGGAGCGGTCCTGGTGGCGGTGCTGGGGGGACGGGCCTTCGCCCTCGTGCGTGGCCGGAACCGGGCGGAGGCTGTCCAGAGCATTTGA
- a CDS encoding citrate synthase family protein — MSDPRTLSTAEATALLGVKPATLYAYVSRGLIRSEPGPAGTRERRYHAEDVQNLRRRQGARRDPEAATEEAVQGALAWGMPVLDSALTLISGGELSYRGQDALALAETATVEEVAALLWTGEAGRWKQLPLRARLTLAPLPRSGAAPEALGFALVHAGAHDVAALDGRPEVLPAAAARVLNLLYGTLERHLGVPPAPDLPLHARLARAWGTGDGGADLLRRALVLLADHELNVSAFTARVAAGGGASLPHSTLAALAAVQGTRHGLAGVAAFDLLRGAPDGDPMAALREATRRYGHPPGFGHRLYPQGDPRARALLSALGQTHPGSPTVQAVLALADHMAGETGEAPNIDLALAALVQELGRGAEDAVTLFALGRASGWLAHAIEARTHGQFIRPRARYVGRWGRGEEG, encoded by the coding sequence ATGTCTGATCCACGGACCCTGTCCACCGCAGAGGCGACGGCGCTGCTTGGCGTGAAGCCTGCGACGCTCTACGCTTACGTCTCGCGGGGACTCATTCGCAGCGAGCCCGGCCCAGCAGGCACCCGGGAGCGGCGCTACCACGCGGAGGACGTGCAGAACCTGCGGCGGCGCCAGGGCGCGCGGCGCGACCCGGAGGCCGCGACGGAGGAGGCCGTGCAGGGCGCCCTGGCGTGGGGAATGCCGGTGCTGGACAGCGCTTTGACCCTCATCTCGGGCGGGGAGCTGAGCTACCGGGGGCAGGACGCGCTGGCCCTGGCAGAGACCGCGACGGTGGAAGAGGTCGCCGCGCTGCTGTGGACTGGCGAGGCGGGCCGCTGGAAGCAGCTTCCCCTGCGGGCGCGACTGACGCTCGCGCCGTTGCCCCGGTCGGGCGCGGCTCCAGAGGCCCTGGGGTTCGCCCTCGTCCATGCGGGAGCGCATGATGTGGCCGCCCTCGACGGCCGCCCCGAGGTGTTGCCCGCCGCAGCCGCCCGGGTGCTGAACCTGCTCTACGGCACGCTGGAACGTCACCTGGGGGTGCCGCCTGCCCCGGACTTGCCGCTGCACGCCCGCCTGGCCCGGGCCTGGGGGACTGGTGACGGGGGGGCCGACCTGTTGCGCCGCGCGCTCGTGCTGCTGGCGGACCACGAGTTGAATGTGAGCGCCTTCACCGCACGGGTGGCCGCGGGTGGGGGGGCCAGCCTGCCCCACTCAACGCTCGCCGCGCTGGCAGCGGTGCAAGGAACGCGGCACGGGTTGGCGGGCGTGGCCGCCTTCGACCTGTTGCGGGGGGCGCCGGACGGGGACCCTATGGCGGCCCTGCGCGAGGCGACCCGCCGCTACGGTCATCCTCCCGGGTTTGGGCATCGGCTCTACCCTCAGGGGGACCCGCGCGCCCGCGCCCTGTTGTCCGCACTCGGGCAGACTCATCCCGGTTCACCCACCGTCCAAGCCGTCCTCGCGCTCGCCGACCACATGGCGGGGGAGACGGGCGAAGCCCCCAACATCGACCTCGCCCTCGCCGCGCTGGTGCAGGAGCTGGGACGGGGAGCGGAGGACGCTGTCACGCTGTTCGCGCTCGGCCGCGCCTCGGGCTGGCTGGCCCATGCCATCGAGGCGCGCACGCACGGGCAGTTCATCCGCCCCCGCGCCCGTTACGTGGGGAGGTGGGGGCGAGGCGAGGAGGGGTGA